In Carassius carassius chromosome 46, fCarCar2.1, whole genome shotgun sequence, the following proteins share a genomic window:
- the LOC132129394 gene encoding forkhead box protein L2-like: protein MDRREESGNLQSRDKAEDGPGTAGDGGAAPAPEKPPYSYVALIAMAIRESEEKKLTLNDIYRFIISKFPYYEKNKKGWQNSIRHNLSLNECFVKIPRENGGERKGNFWTLDPAFQDMFEKGNYRRRRRVKRPYRAPPLPSGFNFTDSYYLQQEPVYWQTPFVSTSSWSHQSSSPTHISSYLQPMLGNARPLSPNDYANSPVSYYHGQHHHLLPSYRPYHRHPSALVPLSGMTPPVSPGGSSISTCSYPPQNSHPELVHHPFD from the coding sequence ATGGATCGCAGAGAGGAGTCTGGAAACCTGCAATCCCGAGATAAAGCAGAGGACGGTCCGGGTACCGCGGGGGATGGAGGAGCCGCTCCAGCACCTGAAAAGCCTCCTTATTCGTATGTGGCTCTCATTGCAATGGCCATTAGAGAAAGCGAGGAGAAGAAGCTGACCCTGAATGACATTTACAGATTCATTATATCCAAGTTTCCATACTACGAGAAGAACAAAAAGGGGTGGCAGAACAGCATCAGACACAATCTGAGCCTCAACGAGTGTTTCGTGAAGATTCCCCGGGAGAATGGCGGGGAGAGGAAGGGGAACTTCTGGACGCTAGATCCTGCGTTTCAAGACATGTTTGAAAAGGGTAATTACAGGCGCAGGAGGCGCGTCAAGAGACCCTACCGAGCACCACCCTTACCGTCTGGATTTAACTTCACCGACTCGTACTACCTGCAACAGGAGCCCGTTTACTGGCAAACCCCGTTCGTCAGCACCAGTTCCTGGAGTCACCAGTCCAGCTCTCCGACGCACATCTCCAGCTACCTGCAGCCCATGCTTGGTAACGCGCGCCCTCTGTCTCCAAACGATTACGCCAACTCTCCCGTGAGTTATTACCACGGTCAACACCATCACCTTCTCCCGTCCTACAGACCGTACCACCGGCATCCGAGCGCTCTGGTACCTCTGAGCGGCATGACACCACCGGTGAGCCCGGGCGGAAGCTCCATCTCCACCTGCAGCTACCCACCGCAGAACAGCCACCCTGAACTGGTACATCATCCGTTTGACTGA